Proteins encoded together in one Eubalaena glacialis isolate mEubGla1 chromosome 7, mEubGla1.1.hap2.+ XY, whole genome shotgun sequence window:
- the SHISA5 gene encoding protein shisa-5 isoform X3: MGFGTTVAVGLTIFVLSVVTIIICFTCSCCYLYKMCRRPRPVVTTTTATTVVHTPYSQAPSVPPSYPGPMYQGYHSMPPQPGMPAAPYPMQYPPPYPAQPMGPPAYHETVAGGAAMPYPASQPPYNPAYMDPPKAAP, from the exons ATGGG GTTTGGAACGACTGTGGCCGTCGGACTGACCATCTTTGTGCTCTCCgtcgtcaccatcatcatctgCTTCACCTGCTCCTGCTGCTATTTGTACAAGATGTGCCGCCGACCGCGTC CGGTTGTGACTACCACCACGGCCACCACAGTAGTGCACACCCCTTACTCGCAAGCTCCAAGTGTGCCGCCCAGCTACCCCGGACCAATGTACCAGGGCTACCACTCCATGCCCCCCCAGCCAGGGATGCCAGCAGCGCCCTACCCCATGCAGTACCCACCACCCTACCCGGCCCAGCCCATGGGCCCCCCGGCCTACCATGAGACAGTGGCTG GAGGTGCAGCCATGCCCTATCCTGCCAGCCAGCCTCCTTACAATCCAGCCTACATGGACCCCCCAAAGGCAGCCCCCTGA
- the TREX1 gene encoding three-prime repair exonuclease 1 — protein sequence MGSQALPPGPVQTLIFLDLEATGLPFSQPKVTELCLLAIHRWALERLPTPQGPPSTVPPPPRVLDKLSLCVAPGKACSPAASEITGLSTAVLAAHGRQCFDANLANMLQAFLQRQPQPWCLVAHNGDRYDFPLLQAELAVLGLASALDGAFCVDSIAALKALEQGGSPSEHGPRKSYSLGSIYMRLYGQAPPDSHTAEGDVLALLSICQWRPQALLRWVDAHARPFSTVKPMYVVTASTGTSPRPSAATATVPLARTRDTSPNRGGNRNPKPLSPVKSPGAPPREGLLAPLGLLAFLTLAVATLYRLSLAIPGQ from the coding sequence ATGGGCTCGCAGGCCTTGCCCCCGGGTCCTGTGCAGACCCTCATCTTCTTGGACCTGGAGGCCACTGGCCTGCCCTTCTcccagcccaaggtcacagagctatgCCTGCTGGCCATCCACAGATGGGCCCTGGAGAGACTTCCCACCCCTCAGGGGCCTCCTTCAACAGTGCCCCCACCACCCCGGGTGCTGGACAAGCTCTCCCTGTGCGTGGCTCCGGGGAAGGCCTGTAGCCCTGCAGCCAGTGAGATCACAGGCCTGAGCACAGCTGTGCTGGCTGCACACGGGCGTCAATGCTTCGATGCCAACCTGGCCAACATGCTCCAAGCCTTCCTGCAGCGCCAGCCACAGCCCTGGTGCCTCGTGGCACACAACGGTGACCGCTACGACTTCCCCCTGCTCCAGGCAGAGCTGGCTGTGCTGGGCCTTGCCAGCGCTCTGGACGGCGCCTTCTGTGTGGATAGCATTGCTGCCCTGAAGGCCCTGGAGCAAGGTGGCAGCCCCTCAGAGCACGGCCCAAGGAAGAGCTACAGCCTGGGCAGCATCTACATGCGCCTGTACGGGCAGGCCCCACCAGACTCACACACAGCCGAGGGTGACGTCCTAGCCCTGCTCAGCATCTGTCAGTGGAGGCCACAGGCCCTGCTGCGGTGGGTAGATGCTCACGCCAGGCCCTTCAGCACCGTCAAGCCGATGTATGTGGTCACAGCCTCAACTGGAACCAGCCCAAGGCCATCTGCTGCTACGGCCACTGTACCCCTGGCCAGAACCAGGGACACCAGCCCCAACCGTGGTGGAAACAGGAACCCTAAGCCCCTTTCCCCAGTGAAGAGCCCTGGAGCCCCACCCAGGGAGGGACTGCTGGCCCCACTGGGCCTGCTGGCCTTCCTGACCTTGGCAGTAGCCACGTTGTATAGGCTGTCCTTGGCCATACCCGGGCAGTAG